In one window of Penaeus monodon isolate SGIC_2016 chromosome 36, NSTDA_Pmon_1, whole genome shotgun sequence DNA:
- the LOC119595521 gene encoding uncharacterized protein LOC119595521, whose product MYLVQLLQANIIKFHVLNDHWIGQIRPSFNLSLVLLLLLSTQVWMTVFLAAIVVCACTMVILKGQSKLTRAQTESGATGERCNMDKVTALGQRSFLWTMSHLISQPVPWEPTEYAARVIGGLWLLVAFVLGLVYRGNLKAMLILPKVELPFNSLKELADSDVPVWSPGSHIAFQMIMAAPPDSTYGLIAKRSYAHLRVEEGIRKVYEGKQAIICLLLAALDSMDKTFSRVKASLFFFLLFGLII is encoded by the exons atgtaTCTGGTACAGTTGTTGCAAGCAAATATCATAAAATTCCACGTCTTAAATGATCACTGGATAGGTCAAATACGTCCTTCCTTCAACCTGTCCCTTgtattgctcctcctcctctcgacgCAGGTGTGGATGACGGTCTTTCTCGCAGCCATCGTAGTGTGCGCATGTACCATGGTCATTCTCAAGGGGCAGTCCAAGCTGACTAGAGCTCA GACCGAGAGTGGAGCAACTGGAGAAAGGTGTAACATGGATAAAGTGACGGCTCTTGGCCAAAGATCCTTCCTGTGGACTATGTCACACCTTATAAGTCAGC ccGTACCTTGGGAACCCACCGAATATGCCGCAAGAGTAATTGGGGGCCTGTGGCTTCTCGTGGCCTTTGTCCTGGGTTTGGTGTACCGGGGGAACCTCAAGGCCATGCTCATCCTGCCGAAGGTGGAGTTGCCCTTCAACAGCTTGAAAGAGCTAGCTGACTCTGACGTCCCGGTGTGGAGCCCTGGTAGCCATATTGCTTTTCAGATGATTATG GCCGCCCCCCCTGACTCGACGTACGGTTTGATCGCTAAGAGGAGCTACGCCCATTTGAGGGTCGAAGAGGGGATCCGAAAGGTCTACGAGGGGAAACAGGCCATTATTTGCTTGTTGTTGGCGGCGCTGGATAGTATGGACAAAACGTTCTCGAGGGTAAaagcaagtctttttttttttttatt ATTTGGTTTGATTATATGA